CGCCTCCAACTCGGCCGGGCGGCCCATGGAGACGAACTCGCAGCCCTTCCACAGGCAAGCGTACTCATCTGAGGAAACAGACAACGCGGTCAATACGGAGTTCGTGGATCACACAATTCAAATGACACATTCTCGCCAGCCGCACCCAACTCCTCCAGGGCGTCCTTGTCCCCCAAGTACTCCGTCAGATGAGCGGACATGTGGTCGCTCAGCTTCTCCATGTTGCATCCTATGTAGCTGCAAGACGCCCACTCACACGCCACCTCAAAGCAGCCCATCCTTTTGGAGGTCATCGTGATGAGGGCTTACATGCTGGGCACAGAGGAAGACATTTTAGACAGCAAGCTGAGACTGGTttggtttaaaacaaaaatctgcctCATATTTGTTGCATGCAACAAATATTGATATTACTATTACGTTGCAACTGTAGGTCAGTGCGTTAACGGCTAATTAACGGTTATAGGAAGCTAAGCTAAGTACATTAAGGGTTAGATTGATGTAATTTAATTGAAGGTCATCTGTTATATTTAATGTGTCACATCAGGTAGTTTGgtgataaatatataaatagctAAATAACAGCTAAGATGAATTACAATGTCCAATTTAAAATGGGCAAAAGTTGGTGTTTTCATAGCCAACAACCCAGCGTTAGCGTAtcttatacagtataaataaaaaaaatgcattcattcgCTAATTGTGAAATCTTTAGTAGAGATGTCAAGTTTAGTATTACAATCATGAATGTTTCCCACAATACGGGAAATGTTTCTTACAAATATTTATGTGACACCAACCATCCAACCGTTCGTTCCCTCCACTTGCTTTTCTGCCTTTGTTTACTTCCGGATTTCCCTGGCACCAACCCGGAAGTGATCTTCATCTTCCTGAGATTTTTATCAGCAGAACAAGCTACGTCTCGCAACAGAGCCCTCTACCGTCATTTTAATGTTTgcactactgtactgtaattcaaaatgagtgtcaaaaaactttttattaatacgacttaagcATACTTGACAAACATTATTGACTGGATCATGACGCAAATAGCAGAACTGGGGTAGATGGTCCTTTACTGTTAAAGTGTCTCCACTAATCATTTATTCACTATCTCATGCAACTGTGGAAACACACAGACATAAACACTGAATAATTGATTCACTTTTATGTCAGCATGACTGATTTGCAggaaaataacaaataacatcTCAACGAGTAAATACAATTAGATATTTAGCCAAGTAATACAGTACTTCACCAAGGATTTTATGTGTGGCTTTCACCCTTTCTTAGTTAGCAATTTTTATGTGTTTaagatatttttcaaaattattttcttattaaacCATGTACTAATTGCAGTCTCTCATAGGGCCATATTTAATaggacttttaaaaaaacaaagtcacaaaaacaaaatgaatcacAAGAGTTGACGTTcactttttgtttactttaatCCGAGTTCAATTCGAACAAGCTgaaaagcacgcacacacacaagatcaCAGCAAACACATCATCATCTGCTTCAGTTGTCTTTTTGTCGATTTATAGCTTTTCTTGGCTGTGATTTAGAAAATGCGACGCCATCCAGAATAAAGCAgaccactacaaaaaaaaattaaaaaaaacatggcggccTTCAGCACCAGGGAGTGGGAGTGGACTGGGTGGCACTTTGCTGTCTTCATTGTGGTGATAATGGCAtggacacacaagcacacacgcatacatgcacgcacacacgcacacgatcAAGTAGTGTAGTGTGCTTGGAGGCACCCAGTGCATGTTAATGCTGGAGACACTGAAAAGAAAAGTAGTACAAAGGATGGAagtaaagttgtaatattgtgAGGGAAAATAGTAATATTTTTACTTATattaaaagacattttttaatgttacatATTTTTCATACTAGACTTTTTTCTTCATCCTTTTAAAATGATGACTTTTGGtaatatgaaatgttttttccttGTAATATTCTTCATTCTCATCTTACACGTTTATTATTCTGACATCAcgatttttatgactttttgtcataattttttttaacttttttataaATTTGACAAAGTGGCACATTATTGGCACAATTTTCTCTTGCAGACTTTCATTCACATGAAATAATGAGTTATATGTGTTATATTTCAGTTGTTTTCCTTATAAGATTACAATTACACCACAACTAAAGAGTTTACTCTTATAAAATGACGggtctatatacagtattttcctAATCGTAAGTTTATATAAATCATAATTAAAGGTTGTTTTCCCCTCAGTATTACAACTTTTCACCCCATAATATTAAAACTTTATTCTGGTAAAATTCAGACGTTTGTCTCGTCATATTGCAATTTTAGTAttgtaaaattataattaaattaaataattaaaattttaattgagtTATTCCTATGGAGATTAATAGTTAATTTGTAAACATAACTGtgtaaaatgtatgtatgtaaaatgatgCCTTTTTATTGCAATGTTAGACAATATTTCCATAATACTcaaactttattctcattataAATTCTACCTTTTTTTCTTGCCATATTACACTTTCTTATGTGTCACCCAAAAATTATTCTTCTATAATAAGActgggttgtttttgttttttaatataaaatgagGAAATTCCCATATTAAGAATATGAAACATTAATGAGattaaattatgtatttttttcctgcaataTTAAACCTTTTGTCCGTAACATTatgattctattttttttaatgaggacttttttttctccacaattACACAATCACTCactcaacaatttttttctctgaatatgaATTTTTCTCgcaatattacaacttttcCCCATAGCACTATGAAATTGTTCTCATGTTAGTACGACATTTTTTCTCCCCCGTAATATTACAACTTGTcactttattttccttttcagtGTGGCCTTAAGATTCCCGctcaaaatgtaaattattgGCCTAGTGTGTATTGATTAGTAAAAGGTGGAGCTACAAGACTACAATCTCCTTTAAAAACTACAAGTTTTGTTAATAGTGTATCAGTAAAGTTGTAGCGAGAACCAACTTGCTGGTGCGTGTTTACTTCATAGCTTGCACAGCCAGTACTAGACTATCATTTTTGTTACTACTAAACATGCATATATTTCAAACAGCACAGCATATATGGACTCTAAAAGCCACAATGTACAAGCTAGAATGCATACTGTATATcggggtggggaaaaaaaaggggggggggcttgcatGAGAGCGGCAGGGAATTCTAGTCTAATTGATTTGGTTTCTTAGCAACAAAACGGATGAAACTAGAGATCAGccagatggggaaaaaaaagaaaagaaaaaaaacagcagaggcaCTGTAAAGAGAAAatcgaccccccacccccctcctcaCAAAATGAGTTTTTACAATCATTGGATGTGGAGTTCTCTTGTAAAAATGCTCGTTTGTACACGAAGAGCACACATAAACATGGCTCTTCAGGACTAATGTGCAAATTAGGTGCTTAATTAATCGTAATAATAAaactagaagaagaaaaaagctagTTCTTGAAAAATTGCGTGCGACTGCTGGAAAGCTAAAGTGAAAAATATGGAATCATGTGGAATGATATGGAATTGtattaaatgaaatggaaaatgtgGAACAATTTGTGAATGACGTTAGCAATTACGTGCAATGTTTATGAATGTattgtggaatgatattgaaagcTATAGAATGATATTGATTGATAAGGAATGGAAAGTGATTTTTGGAAAGATATTGAAAAAATGgaaagaatttgaaaaaaatatggaatgatgttgaatgcttttagtgaaaaatgtgaaaagttggaatgatattgaatgacattcaaatatatggaatttatggaaaaaaataagcaataaaTGGTGAAAATTAGGAAATCTTggtatagatgaaaaaaaatggcattgtggaaaaatataattttcggaatgagaaaaatgtttggatttgtgacaaaaaaaagtggaaggaGAAGCACGGTAAAACACCGAGGAGAATAAAATCTAATAATGTTAAATAGTGTCGAATAACATTTGTAAATACTTCCAGCATTCACACAAGAAATCAGCTCGGAGGGCACACACATTTGCTCTTTcttgcgcacacacacgtcGACGTACATGAGCTAACGGCGAATGTTGCAAAATAGGCTGACGAAGATACGGACGGGTGTTATTGTTTGGCCTCAGCCAGTCTATTACTAATCTCTTTGTTCTTCTTGGTAACGCCCGCCTCTGCCTCTGCCTCTGCCGCCGCTTCGTCTTCTTTCTTCTTGGCGGACGCCGAAGCGGCCAGCAGCTTCTTCTCCTTGGCCTTCTTCACAGCCTTCCCTGTCGTCGCTTTCTTCGGCCTGATGCGAGATGCCGGCTTGTCCGTCTGCGGGGGGgtgaaaaaacaaaccaacatcAGAATGTAGATTTTTAGAAAATGGCTTACCGGTAGTTGGTTCGAGTCTATGGTTTGAGCATGCAGAGCCTTAAGGTGTCCTATGGGGCTTAATGGGGGTTAGTGTAATGACAAGTAaacagcaccaaaaaaaaagttctttgtgctttttttttttttgcaggggtAGGAAGTGACATGATCAGTTTTTACACATTCTATTAGTCTTTGTTAGTGCGGTAAAATGACTTTCTTACAGTGGatgtaaaaagtctacacacccctgttcatatGCCAAGTTatcaagatgtaaaaaaaaaagacacctaggtaaatcatttcaaaagtaTTTCCAAATGTGACCTTTAACCTGCACCActcaattgttgttgtttttttaaatatatttttgagaagggaatttttttttttgcatatgctCTTAAACTATGATATGGCTGTGTTTAGAAATGATCGCTCAGTATTCAAACTCATTTAAATTAGAGTCGCAGCTGACCCcatatgaactcatttgcttccaaaaacatataaatatgttctattgtaAACGTttaaagtgtcccaaagacgtatttatgcgtctttatgcaagagcatacgagaaggctttgatgcagcctctgacctgaagaggtcacttaaatcAATGCaagttattattataaaaaaaacggccagcaggtggcagcagagcataagagatcaaccaaggccatgctgaaaaaaagctcatttactcacatttaTATTTCGATTTTTGAGTAATGATGaaactctaatgctaattgctgcaaaacaaaaacggattgaaatatacttttctttttccttatgaaagaggagactctaatctttcttttggtaggttccatgtttttatagcaatagaacacaatattctttgggctttgcaaaatcagtcaaaatccagtaaaacagccgggagcaaaggggattgcttcagtgaaaattgctgggagtgaatgagttaagtgtgtcttattaacaccaaataaagttcagatgctCTTAGTAGAGTTAGACTTTTTTAGCTTTTTAGCCAAAGCATTCACATTCTCATAGTATTTAGCATctaatgttaatttaaaaaaaaagaaatcttacatattttttgagtttcttcttttttgacaTTGTTAACCTTGCAAATTGTATCATGATCAAAGGGATGCACTGATGATGGCTTTGCTGGCATTAACATGCTGCAAATGCCAATTCAAAAAAAGCCAATTGTTGATGTATGTTGTAACACCAAATGAACCaatacgctgtaaaaaaaaaaataatgtaaaaatatttgtgatAAAATATTTCCTTGATAGGCCGTACGATAGCGggtgaaaaaaagcaaacaaaaatctcaGCAGTGCCATGTTGTGATGAAATCAATCTGTCCCAGCTCGTTTCCTTTTAAGGGGCACCAATAAATGTGTTAAGCACTCCAGTTCAGTATATACTAACATGGAGGAGGCCCTTAGATAAACAATGCAGTCATCTACAACTATGCAATTGTGGTATGATTCACAAAATTGTCATGAATGATTGACAGGATTATTCAAAAGAAAAGAGGTGACACAGGCAACCGGTGAAGAGGagctttttaataataataataatattaaggtAGTGATGAATGAGACTGTGTCTTGTAGTGCATActgtggttgtgtgcgtgtaGTCCGAGGTGAGCCTCCATGCTTTTCTAACGGAAAACACACCTGACTACAGCAGATTTAGAACAGAGCTGCTCTCAGCTTCTGACACGTCCTACGAGAAtcagagagggagggaggggctaCATGAACACATgttgacacacacgcacgcacgcacgcaataTGGGGCAACTATTGTCgttaagtgtggaaaaaaattaaaattgcgCAATATAAGATCCTATACAAGCCTaatacctccaccaaggcaaaaCAGTCATAAGAACCGAAATATATGCATCCACACACACCAATTATAGTCACTgagaaatgaagtaaaaaaaaaaaaaaaatggaaatgaaatcCAACAAAATGGATCCAAAACAATTTCCTGAATAATAAttttagtctaaacacagtattctgattatttttgtttttgtggaatatgaattaagcaacaaaatccaccccatttttatccacctcaaggggcggccattttgaactAGCTATCACAGTGCCTACGCAGCTTgtcaacatcacatgaccaaacccagaaagtaGGCGAGCgttgattggccgttacctgtgTTTTTACTATATTTAAAGATAGACTTGCGACCGGTCCTCTTTTTGATAAATATTTCCACATGCTTGTAGCATTGACAACAACGCATATGATAGATGAAGTTCTTGTTAGCTCACGAGCTATGACTTAGATGGCTaaggctagcgatgctaaccgCTATgctaagttgttgttttttgtttgaaacgGCTTACCATAACGTCTtctatggggggaaaaaaattgtgatataatttgaaaaatactgtaaattcaattttaaaaactacCTCCGGAAGGGGAAGGATGTTATCGATGTTGTTCAGGGCTTGACTTaggaagtgtgtttgtgtgcgcgctcACCTTAGGAGGCTCCTTCCCGGGCTCGCTGTACAGGCTGCGTATCCTCCTGCGCTCCAACAGCTTGTTGTCGGCCGGCTGGGCCTTGACCTGCTCGCCCTTGAAGGTGGCGCTGTAGCTGGTTTCCAGGCTGGTCTCCTTCTCGGCCGGGGGTTTGTACTGAGATGGCGCCTTTATGCGCTTGACCGGTTTCACGTCTTTGTAGGCCTTGAACTCAGTTCTGCGAGACAACGGCAACAAACCAAAAAAGTGTACAAATATGCGCTATGTCAAAACACCTGAACTTTAAATCCTAAAATCCCTTCAAATAGTACCACTTTAGCGCTGTTTTGCTAACAGTCTGAAAACAGGCCACTGATTATACGACGTAAATATacatcttgtctctgctaatgaGCGTCAGTCATATTGACCGTCCACTGTGCCATTATAGTCTTTCCACCTAATAAAGTTTAACTGCTCATCACGCTATATTCTTCTTAATCATGTCTTAAGTGGAAAGAGAACATCATGTGACTGGCAATCTCCGCGCTACCAACCTCCCGGCAGTTTATTGAATTATTCAGTCTTGGCCTACATCAGGTTCATTAGGATGTGAATGCAGGAAGCCGGCGCTCCAATGTGATTACGGAGAGGAACACGCATGATTATAGTCCAGGCGGGGGATGGGCAAGGATGGAGGGGCGGATCAATACGTTAGTCTTATCTTTACGGAAATATCACTCTCGGAGGTCGTGGGGGTCTCGTAACTAGAGAATGTGCAATAAGTCACGTCATTATACTACATCTTGTGTGTAGCTCATATTGCGTCTTAAAACACACGAGGGTCTTGCCATATATGGGCATAAGCCGTTTCATCCAGTGATTTTTGAGCTACAATGGTATGATAATCCTTTGtatatatcaatcaatcaatataacTCAGGAAAACCTTGTTATTATTCATGAACAAGAAAAATAACGACAAAAGCTTCCTCACATAATGAGCCCCATTCTAATGACATACCTGATATGTacaataggggtgtgcccaaaaaaatcgattctcatctagtacgattcagaatcgattttaaatgtcccaaaatcgattttatttaaattactttatactgtcttgcctttgtttgtgtgtgcctataTTTGCAgctctgttcatgttgtaccaaATTTGGCCacataggggcagtgtggtaccatgcggtctaatacactgttaagttgtagccacattagagagttgaaggaaaaagtcacaatcaagttattccaataaaagttgttttttttgcagtgtggtgccgttcttttgagtgataaaagtgttgcgaattagcattagcgagtcagactggagtagatcattacgattccttgcacacctatagattgaagaaaaaatcattgtcaatcaaatcatttggaatcaaaaaacgttcttaatcgaaaatcaattctgaatcgaatcgtgagacattcaaagatcaaaatatatttttttttcttttgaggaGCATCTTTGCTAATCAATGGCATTATTTGAAGAGCAACTTTGTAatagtccaggaaaaagttccccacggggaatataaaagtatatcgtatcgtatcgtatcgtatcgtatcgtatcgtatcgtatcgtaatatTGAGGAGCAGTGTTTGGAATAATAActtgaacaattaatacctttaaaaacgaatttccccacttgctgtcgacttaagatgacatcacccgtgctcaggaaacaggtattgaccaatcatggctcagtttgctgaccaaagccagaaaacaggtgggccgtgattggttgtatttccccagtacaggtgacgtcatcttcagtcaacagcaagtggaaacgtgttttttaattaatatattaactgtacatgaaaaataatgacgttatcaaattcattatgaacaaaattttaactttttactgctgaaattgGCTCCATGAGTCAAGCATCGCCTTTAATGTCGGTGACTTTAAACaaagttttaattaaaaataaaaatatgacaatacaACGGAGTAGGGACGCAGcttgaatattttggtatttgagTAACCAAACTGAAAATTCTATCAAATACTTAGATAAATGGTAGCCTAGTCTCCACAGGTGAGTAAATAAATACCCTAGGATATGTGGTATGACATGAAATATAACATTATAGTGATATACCATTAGCACAATATATTGTAAAATGTCTTTTAAGTGATGTGGCGTTCAAGGACCATCTGTAAAATAAGAAACGTGTTAACTGGGGACAATTTGAGCATCATCCGCGTCCTAATAAAGAAGAGAAGTGTAAAGATGTGTCGGCGTTACCTGTAGCTGCTGCTGGAAGTGCTCATGGTCTGCTTAATGTGTCTGTTGAGAGCGTCGGCGGCCGCCCTGCCTTTGCCGCTGGCGGGCGCCTCTTGGTCTTTCCTGTCGGCGGACTTGTCCCTCCCGGCCGGCTCCTTCGCCTCCTTCTCTTGGAGCTTCTCCTCGATCTCGCTCTTCTCCACGCCGGTCTCGATCTCGGCGGCCACTCGCTCTACTTTcgtgctggtggtggtggtggtaggaGGGGCTAGGCCGGCTTTGGGAATCCACGGGTGGTCGTGCTTCTTCGGTATGGGCCACGCTTTGTAGTCCTTCTGGTACTGGGTCTCCGGGATGAAGGGGCCGGCTGCTGGCTGGTACTCGTCCCGGGGCTTACAGCTGGGCTCCGGACGCACTTTCCACGCCTTGTAGTCTTGCCGCATGACGGAGGAGGAGGCGtccggggcggcggcggcgggcggtGCCTTGGCGGCCTCCGGCTGGCTCTCCGCAGCGGCCCCCCTCGGCTGCTTGTGCTGGACGTCCGAGTATTTGGAGAAGACCAGAGGCACGGCGATGTCCGCCTTGTCCAGCTCGCTCCAGAAGCGGTTGATGCAGCAAGCCCGCGTGATGCACGGCCACGccatggtgctttttttttttttttttatccgcgGTGGTGCTGATGCAGGCTCGTTAGCGGCTTTCCTTGCTTGCCGTTTTGCTCCTGCAGGATGTCGGAGGGTTCGACGGACGTGCTGAGGCTGCACGCGTCAAGACGACCCCACCCACGGTTTGCACCTGAACGCAACTGCTTGGTAACGCCAGCAGAGGGAGGAAACGGCACTTTGCTATTTTACGGGGTATGAAAATTGGAGGACGCGTTACCCGAGCACAAAATACTGAAACAGGCACCTGTTGTGGAAATGACAGTTGTCCCAAGACAACATTTAATTGTAGCTGTCACCCAAATTACAAAAAAGCTCTTAAGCTATCTCTAAAACGGCTTTTTGGGCACATTAGCGTGGGGAAAATGTTAGAACCCCCGCATACCCACGGTTCGGCACCCACGGATTTCCCCCCAATATTTACAATACCgccatggaaaaaaacaacaaacacaaaaacaaccatATTTTCTTCGATGTATTGTCCATTTTAACGTCTGCACTCTGGTGCAACTAAACGTGTACCAGTTGACTAActgacaaaagaaaacatggaaTGCTATCATTATGTAAGAACTAGTGAAGTGATTTAGGTATTTATCAAGAAAATTAgcagttttagtttttattggtATATGTTAGGGGAACTtggcatttaaaatgaacaagaaactgaagggaaaaaaagttctctTAATTTTACCCAtggctgtaatttttttttacaattttggaaTTTCGTGAAAAATGCATATCAGGTTTCCCCCCACAATTTGTCATTGtaaatatatagaattttttccACAATGTATTTCATAGGCATCAATTATATGTGTATTTTTACAATTTGCAGGCCGGCCAAGTACCTATCAGCCGCGAAAAGTCCCCTGTAATTGGTCCAAATATTATTTTCctgtaatgtatttttcatctatCTTTGCCAGTGACATATAGTGACAAGCACAACAAATAAATGTGACTAGATGACTCGAATAGGTGGTTCATTCTTGGGTACTGATAATGCACTCTGCGGTAACATATTTGCTCAAATGAGCTTTTcctatattattaataattgttattaatctACAATGCCTCAATGATTTAACAAGTTAGGAAATATcgtgactttttattttgtataaatctCTACAAGTGTCCACatgtaaaatgttaatttgCACAACAATGTTCTATTACTGGCGAATTGAGCGACAACACAAATAACCAAATGGTTGTAAAAATGTAGTAAAGCAATTAAGGTATCAGAGTTTGAGAaaatttaattatataaaaCTATACGGAACAGCGCTCAAACGTGACTCAGTCATGATGAAGGAATCATTGAGGctacaacaaaatcaacaattattatgtacataaaataaatgccgtgtttttgtaatatttaaatgaaagcCGTTACAGCTGGCAGTAACTACAACCCAGCGTGAGTTGTTTGTATCTAATAAACTGGCGGGCAGGTGCGTAATTGGTGCAGCAGCACCTTCTTGTGGACTTCCTGCTCATCGACAGTGCTGACATCACACATTCACAAGGACGGGCTattaaaaatgtcttatttcTTTACACCAACATGTCCACCCCCCACAATTGTTTACAACATTAAACTCCAACACCAAAAGTGTGAGACCATCAGGTGTGAGGCAGGAAACTATccaaatgtaacttttttttttttccagtttcatTTGCACAAATGTATTGTTTCCGTATTTCTTACAAATATCGGTAATGtctctttgttcatctatgttTGCTAGGAATGTATAGTAAcgggcagaacaattaaatgctcttccacaagatggcagaaGTTACAATGAACCTGGAAGTCGCACCTGTTGTTATTCATCCAACGAAGCAATGGCTTGGTGGATCTTAAAGTCagatttcaaaacaagtttgTACTTTAGTGagatttttcaaatgttaaatTATACAAGGTGAGACTGTTGTGGTGGTTGCAGGAGCAGAAAATGATgcctgtacaaaaataaaaatgctcactTCTGATTGGATGCCACAGCACAGCCGTTTCGAGCACTAAATACGAACGATGacagtccaaaaacaaaatggaggacgTGCTTCATTTGGCGGCTGCCTCCTCCTCAGGCTCCGCCTCCAGCTCTGGCTCTTCCTCGGGGTAGAGTCTGCAGTACTTGTCCACCATGACGTCCAGGTCAGGCTTGACGAGGGCGTTGACGTTGAGCACGGCCAGGCTGCGGTTCCACAGCTTGGTGGGCACGGCGTCCAGGTACGCCCGCAGCCGCTCGCCGGCGGTGGCGCCTTGCTGCTCCTCCATCCTGAGCACGGGAAGTGCGGAGAGCATCTTGAGGAAGGCGTTGACGTTGGGGAAGAACTTGATGTCGGGCAGCTGCAGCGTCTCGTGGATGGTGGTGGGCAGGCGCACTTCCTTGCCGCGGTGCTTCCACTTGATGCGCCAGCAGTGCAGCTCGGCCGCCAGCGTGTCGGGGCTGGGGAGGTCGGTGCGGTACACGTCGGCAGAGTTCTCCTCGTTGGTGTTGAACTTCATCTGGCCCATGATGGCGGGCACCAGCGAAAGGCACTTGAGGACTTTGAGGTTGACCTCGGAGAACATCTCCTCCACCTCCTGCATGACGCTGTGGATGACGGGCAGCGTGACGTACTCGCGGTAATAAGCTTCCGGTTGGATCTCGCCCATGTCGGCGGCGCGCTGCCTCTGAACGAAGAGCCGGGGGACGCGCACGGGGATCTCCATGGAGGCGGCCATGTTGGTGGCCTCCTCGTACCAGAACTCGTGGTACACGTCGATGTTGTCGTTGACCTCGACGAGCGAGTGCATGACGGCCGTGAGGCTGTTGGCGGCGTTGAAGGCGTCCGCCGTTTCGCCTTGGAGGTTCCGGCCGAACGCTCGGGTGAAGGTGAGGACGCTCTTCAGGACCACGGCGGTCATCACCATCTCAAAGTCGGCTAAGGTTTCGGCGAGGGAGTAGGCGCCGGCCGCCGCCGCTCCGTCGAAGGTGGCGTCGGCGTTGCGGTGAACGGCGTCCAGGCAGGCGATGAGCGGCGGCAGGATGTCGAGGAGCACGTCGAAGACGTTGTGTTGCTCGGTCCAGCCGTCGACGCAGGCTTGA
The genomic region above belongs to Vanacampus margaritifer isolate UIUO_Vmar chromosome 5, RoL_Vmar_1.0, whole genome shotgun sequence and contains:
- the map6b gene encoding microtubule-associated protein 6 homolog isoform X1, encoding MAWPCITRACCINRFWSELDKADIAVPLVFSKYSDVQHKQPRGAAAESQPEAAKAPPAAAAPDASSSVMRQDYKAWKVRPEPSCKPRDEYQPAAGPFIPETQYQKDYKAWPIPKKHDHPWIPKAGLAPPTTTTTSTKVERVAAEIETGVEKSEIEEKLQEKEAKEPAGRDKSADRKDQEAPASGKGRAAADALNRHIKQTMSTSSSSYRTEFKAYKDVKPVKRIKAPSQYKPPAEKETSLETSYSATFKGEQVKAQPADNKLLERRRIRSLYSEPGKEPPKTDKPASRIRPKKATTGKAVKKAKEKKLLAASASAKKKEDEAAAEAEAEAGVTKKNKEISNRLAEAKQ
- the map6b gene encoding microtubule-associated protein 6 homolog isoform X2 produces the protein MAWPCITRACCINRFWSELDKADIAVPLVFSKYSDVQHKQPRGAAAESQPEAAKAPPAAAAPDASSSVMRQDYKAWKVRPEPSCKPRDEYQPAAGPFIPETQYQKDYKAWPIPKKHDHPWIPKAGLAPPTTTTTSTKVERVAAEIETGVEKSEIEEKLQEKEAKEPAGRDKSADRKDQEAPASGKGRAAADALNRHIKQTMSTSSSSYRTEFKAYKDVKPVKRIKAPSQYKPPAEKETSLETSYSATFKGEQVKAQPADNKLLERRRIRSLYSEPGKEPPKDVSEAESSSVLNLL